The Equus asinus isolate D_3611 breed Donkey chromosome 22, EquAss-T2T_v2, whole genome shotgun sequence genome has a segment encoding these proteins:
- the TAPBPL gene encoding tapasin-related protein isoform X2 encodes MGAEGGCLLLCLALLAAAEPERQRRAVDVVLDCFLAEEGGRQHGAFASSGNMVKALLVLRQVPVLDDGSLEGFTDFQGGTVAKDDPLVTFEASVNLVQIPQAEALLHADCNGKDVTCEISRYFLQARQEATVEMAAWFITNVQVSGGGPSVSMVMKTLGDTENGALRHHRWNLPLGPQGTVQTAVEFQVTTQTPSLNFLLGSSASLHCGFSLAPGLDLTSVEWRLQHKGSGQLVYSWTPEQGQAKREGATLEPEQQLMAGDASLTLPSLTLQDEGAYICQITTTLYRAQQIIQLHVQASPKVRLSLANEALPPTLTCTAAGYYPLDVTVAWTREEPGGTPVPVSGASFSSLRQSAAGTYTISSSLIAEPGSAGATYTCQVTHISLEEPLEASTWVAPPERRMAFGILVASSLFLLALLFLGLQRRQATSPRPEALWVDTLLPHSKKEE; translated from the exons ATGGGCGCCGAGGGCGGGTGCCTGCTGCTCTGCCTGGCCCTCTTGGCGGCGGCCGAGCCCG AAAGGCAGCGGCGGGCAGTGGACGTGGTCTTAGACTGCTTCTTGGCGGAGGAAGGTGGGCGGCAGCATGGAGCTTTTGCCAGCAGTGGGAACATGGTGAAGGCCTTGCTCGTGCTGAGGCAGGTGCCAGTGCTGGATGATGGCTCCCTGGAAGGCTTCACTGATTTCCAAGGGGGCACAGTGGCCAAAGACGACCCACTTGTTACCTTCGAGGCCTCAG TGAACCTGGTGCAGATCCCCCAGGCTGAGGCCTTGCTCCACGCCGACTGCAACGGGAAGGACGTGACCTGTGAGATCTCCCGCTATTTTCTCCAGGCCAGACAAGAGGCCACTGTTGAGATGGCAGCTTGGTTCATCACCAATGTGCAGGTGTCTGGAGGGGGACCTAGTGTCTCCATGGTGATGAAGACTCTTGGGGATACTGAGAATGGGGCTCTCCGGCACCACAGATGGAACTTACCCCTGGGCCCCCAGGGGACCGTGCAGACTGCAG TGGAGTTCCAGGTGACAACACAGACCCCGTCCCTGAATTTCCTGCTGGGGTCCTCAGCCTCCCTGCACTGTGGCTTCTCCTTGGCCCCAGGCTTGGATCTCACCAGCGTGGAGTGGCGCCTGCAGCATAAGGGCAGTGGCCAGCTGGTATACAGCTGGACCCCGGAGCAGGGGCAGGCCAAGAGGGAGGGCGCTACCCTGGAGCCTGAGCAGCAACTCATGGCTGGGGACGCCTCCCTCACCCTACCCAGCCTCACTCTGCAGGACGAGGGGGCCTACATTTGCCAGATCACCACCACTCTGTACCGAGCTCAACAAATCATCCAGCTCCACGTCCAAG ctTCCCCCAAAGTACGACTAAGCTTGGCAAACGAGGCTCTGCCACCCACCCTCACCTGCACCGCTGCTGGCTATTACCCTCTGGATGTGACTGTGGCATGGACCCGAGAGGAGCCGGGGGGAACCCCGGTCCCAGTCTCTGGTGCCTCCTTCTCCAGCCTCCGACAAAGCGCAGCGGGCACCTACACCATCTCCTCCTCCCTGATAGCAGAACCTGGCTCTGCAGGCGCCACCTACACCTGCCAGGTCACCCACATCTCTCTGGAAGAGCCCCTTGAGGCCAGCACCTGGGTTGCCCCACCAG AGCGGAGGATGGCCTTTGGAATCCTTGTGGCCAGCAGCCTCTTCCTTCTTGCACTGTTGTTCTTGGGGCTTCAGAGACGGCAAG CTACCTCACCAAGGCCTGAGGCCCTCTGGGTAGACACTCTCCTGCCTCACAGTAAAAAGGAAGAGTAG
- the TAPBPL gene encoding tapasin-related protein isoform X1 gives MGAEGGCLLLCLALLAAAEPAERQRRAVDVVLDCFLAEEGGRQHGAFASSGNMVKALLVLRQVPVLDDGSLEGFTDFQGGTVAKDDPLVTFEASVNLVQIPQAEALLHADCNGKDVTCEISRYFLQARQEATVEMAAWFITNVQVSGGGPSVSMVMKTLGDTENGALRHHRWNLPLGPQGTVQTAVEFQVTTQTPSLNFLLGSSASLHCGFSLAPGLDLTSVEWRLQHKGSGQLVYSWTPEQGQAKREGATLEPEQQLMAGDASLTLPSLTLQDEGAYICQITTTLYRAQQIIQLHVQASPKVRLSLANEALPPTLTCTAAGYYPLDVTVAWTREEPGGTPVPVSGASFSSLRQSAAGTYTISSSLIAEPGSAGATYTCQVTHISLEEPLEASTWVAPPERRMAFGILVASSLFLLALLFLGLQRRQATSPRPEALWVDTLLPHSKKEE, from the exons ATGGGCGCCGAGGGCGGGTGCCTGCTGCTCTGCCTGGCCCTCTTGGCGGCGGCCGAGCCCG CAGAAAGGCAGCGGCGGGCAGTGGACGTGGTCTTAGACTGCTTCTTGGCGGAGGAAGGTGGGCGGCAGCATGGAGCTTTTGCCAGCAGTGGGAACATGGTGAAGGCCTTGCTCGTGCTGAGGCAGGTGCCAGTGCTGGATGATGGCTCCCTGGAAGGCTTCACTGATTTCCAAGGGGGCACAGTGGCCAAAGACGACCCACTTGTTACCTTCGAGGCCTCAG TGAACCTGGTGCAGATCCCCCAGGCTGAGGCCTTGCTCCACGCCGACTGCAACGGGAAGGACGTGACCTGTGAGATCTCCCGCTATTTTCTCCAGGCCAGACAAGAGGCCACTGTTGAGATGGCAGCTTGGTTCATCACCAATGTGCAGGTGTCTGGAGGGGGACCTAGTGTCTCCATGGTGATGAAGACTCTTGGGGATACTGAGAATGGGGCTCTCCGGCACCACAGATGGAACTTACCCCTGGGCCCCCAGGGGACCGTGCAGACTGCAG TGGAGTTCCAGGTGACAACACAGACCCCGTCCCTGAATTTCCTGCTGGGGTCCTCAGCCTCCCTGCACTGTGGCTTCTCCTTGGCCCCAGGCTTGGATCTCACCAGCGTGGAGTGGCGCCTGCAGCATAAGGGCAGTGGCCAGCTGGTATACAGCTGGACCCCGGAGCAGGGGCAGGCCAAGAGGGAGGGCGCTACCCTGGAGCCTGAGCAGCAACTCATGGCTGGGGACGCCTCCCTCACCCTACCCAGCCTCACTCTGCAGGACGAGGGGGCCTACATTTGCCAGATCACCACCACTCTGTACCGAGCTCAACAAATCATCCAGCTCCACGTCCAAG ctTCCCCCAAAGTACGACTAAGCTTGGCAAACGAGGCTCTGCCACCCACCCTCACCTGCACCGCTGCTGGCTATTACCCTCTGGATGTGACTGTGGCATGGACCCGAGAGGAGCCGGGGGGAACCCCGGTCCCAGTCTCTGGTGCCTCCTTCTCCAGCCTCCGACAAAGCGCAGCGGGCACCTACACCATCTCCTCCTCCCTGATAGCAGAACCTGGCTCTGCAGGCGCCACCTACACCTGCCAGGTCACCCACATCTCTCTGGAAGAGCCCCTTGAGGCCAGCACCTGGGTTGCCCCACCAG AGCGGAGGATGGCCTTTGGAATCCTTGTGGCCAGCAGCCTCTTCCTTCTTGCACTGTTGTTCTTGGGGCTTCAGAGACGGCAAG CTACCTCACCAAGGCCTGAGGCCCTCTGGGTAGACACTCTCCTGCCTCACAGTAAAAAGGAAGAGTAG
- the TAPBPL gene encoding tapasin-related protein isoform X3, whose translation MGAEGGCLLLCLALLAAAEPAERQRRAVDVVLDCFLAEEGGRQHGAFASSGNMVKALLVLRQVPVLDDGSLEGFTDFQGGTVAKDDPLVTFEASVNLVQIPQAEALLHADCNGKDVTCEISRYFLQARQEATVEMAAWFITNVQVSGGGPSVSMVMKTLGDTENGALRHHRWNLPLGPQGTVQTAVEFQVTTQTPSLNFLLGSSASLHCGFSLAPGLDLTSVEWRLQHKGSGQLVYSWTPEQGQAKREGATLEPEQQLMAGDASLTLPSLTLQDEGAYICQITTTLYRAQQIIQLHVQASPKVRLSLANEALPPTLTCTAAGYYPLDVTVAWTREEPGGTPVPVSGASFSSLRQSAAGTYTISSSLIAEPGSAGATYTCQVTHISLEEPLEASTWVAPPERRMAFGILVASSLFLLALLFLGLQRRQAPRRVWLLEV comes from the exons ATGGGCGCCGAGGGCGGGTGCCTGCTGCTCTGCCTGGCCCTCTTGGCGGCGGCCGAGCCCG CAGAAAGGCAGCGGCGGGCAGTGGACGTGGTCTTAGACTGCTTCTTGGCGGAGGAAGGTGGGCGGCAGCATGGAGCTTTTGCCAGCAGTGGGAACATGGTGAAGGCCTTGCTCGTGCTGAGGCAGGTGCCAGTGCTGGATGATGGCTCCCTGGAAGGCTTCACTGATTTCCAAGGGGGCACAGTGGCCAAAGACGACCCACTTGTTACCTTCGAGGCCTCAG TGAACCTGGTGCAGATCCCCCAGGCTGAGGCCTTGCTCCACGCCGACTGCAACGGGAAGGACGTGACCTGTGAGATCTCCCGCTATTTTCTCCAGGCCAGACAAGAGGCCACTGTTGAGATGGCAGCTTGGTTCATCACCAATGTGCAGGTGTCTGGAGGGGGACCTAGTGTCTCCATGGTGATGAAGACTCTTGGGGATACTGAGAATGGGGCTCTCCGGCACCACAGATGGAACTTACCCCTGGGCCCCCAGGGGACCGTGCAGACTGCAG TGGAGTTCCAGGTGACAACACAGACCCCGTCCCTGAATTTCCTGCTGGGGTCCTCAGCCTCCCTGCACTGTGGCTTCTCCTTGGCCCCAGGCTTGGATCTCACCAGCGTGGAGTGGCGCCTGCAGCATAAGGGCAGTGGCCAGCTGGTATACAGCTGGACCCCGGAGCAGGGGCAGGCCAAGAGGGAGGGCGCTACCCTGGAGCCTGAGCAGCAACTCATGGCTGGGGACGCCTCCCTCACCCTACCCAGCCTCACTCTGCAGGACGAGGGGGCCTACATTTGCCAGATCACCACCACTCTGTACCGAGCTCAACAAATCATCCAGCTCCACGTCCAAG ctTCCCCCAAAGTACGACTAAGCTTGGCAAACGAGGCTCTGCCACCCACCCTCACCTGCACCGCTGCTGGCTATTACCCTCTGGATGTGACTGTGGCATGGACCCGAGAGGAGCCGGGGGGAACCCCGGTCCCAGTCTCTGGTGCCTCCTTCTCCAGCCTCCGACAAAGCGCAGCGGGCACCTACACCATCTCCTCCTCCCTGATAGCAGAACCTGGCTCTGCAGGCGCCACCTACACCTGCCAGGTCACCCACATCTCTCTGGAAGAGCCCCTTGAGGCCAGCACCTGGGTTGCCCCACCAG AGCGGAGGATGGCCTTTGGAATCCTTGTGGCCAGCAGCCTCTTCCTTCTTGCACTGTTGTTCTTGGGGCTTCAGAGACGGCAAG CACCTAGAAGAGTCTGGCTGCTTGAGGTATGA
- the VAMP1 gene encoding vesicle-associated membrane protein 1 isoform X2, with amino-acid sequence MSAPAQPPTEGAEETAPGGGPPGPPPNVTSNRRLQQTQAQVEEVVDIMRVNVDKVLKRDEILSELDDRADALQVGASQFESSAAKLKRKYWWKNCKMMIMLGAICAIVVVVIVIYFFT; translated from the exons AT GTCTGCTCCGGCTCAGCCACCCACCGAGGGGGCAGAGGAGACTGCCCCAGGTGGGGGTCCCCCTGGCCCTCCTCCTAATGTGACCAGTAACAGACGACTACAGCAAACCCAGGCACAAGTGGAAGAG GTGGTAGACATCATGCGTGTGAATGTGGACAAAGTCCTGAAGAGGGACGAGATACTGTCAGAGCTGGATGACCGAGCTGATGCCTTGCAGGTGGGAGCGTCGCAATTTGAGAGCAGCGCTGCCAAGCTAAAGAGGAAGTATTGGTGGAAAAACTGCAAG ATGATGATCATGCTGGGAGCTATCTGTGCCATCGTCGTGGTAGTTATTGTAA TCTACTTTTTTACTTAA
- the TAPBPL gene encoding tapasin-related protein isoform X4 — MGAEGGCLLLCLALLAAAEPERQRRAVDVVLDCFLAEEGGRQHGAFASSGNMVKALLVLRQVPVLDDGSLEGFTDFQGGTVAKDDPLVTFEASVNLVQIPQAEALLHADCNGKDVTCEISRYFLQARQEATVEMAAWFITNVQVSGGGPSVSMVMKTLGDTENGALRHHRWNLPLGPQGTVQTAVEFQVTTQTPSLNFLLGSSASLHCGFSLAPGLDLTSVEWRLQHKGSGQLVYSWTPEQGQAKREGATLEPEQQLMAGDASLTLPSLTLQDEGAYICQITTTLYRAQQIIQLHVQASPKVRLSLANEALPPTLTCTAAGYYPLDVTVAWTREEPGGTPVPVSGASFSSLRQSAAGTYTISSSLIAEPGSAGATYTCQVTHISLEEPLEASTWVAPPERRMAFGILVASSLFLLALLFLGLQRRQAPRRVWLLEV; from the exons ATGGGCGCCGAGGGCGGGTGCCTGCTGCTCTGCCTGGCCCTCTTGGCGGCGGCCGAGCCCG AAAGGCAGCGGCGGGCAGTGGACGTGGTCTTAGACTGCTTCTTGGCGGAGGAAGGTGGGCGGCAGCATGGAGCTTTTGCCAGCAGTGGGAACATGGTGAAGGCCTTGCTCGTGCTGAGGCAGGTGCCAGTGCTGGATGATGGCTCCCTGGAAGGCTTCACTGATTTCCAAGGGGGCACAGTGGCCAAAGACGACCCACTTGTTACCTTCGAGGCCTCAG TGAACCTGGTGCAGATCCCCCAGGCTGAGGCCTTGCTCCACGCCGACTGCAACGGGAAGGACGTGACCTGTGAGATCTCCCGCTATTTTCTCCAGGCCAGACAAGAGGCCACTGTTGAGATGGCAGCTTGGTTCATCACCAATGTGCAGGTGTCTGGAGGGGGACCTAGTGTCTCCATGGTGATGAAGACTCTTGGGGATACTGAGAATGGGGCTCTCCGGCACCACAGATGGAACTTACCCCTGGGCCCCCAGGGGACCGTGCAGACTGCAG TGGAGTTCCAGGTGACAACACAGACCCCGTCCCTGAATTTCCTGCTGGGGTCCTCAGCCTCCCTGCACTGTGGCTTCTCCTTGGCCCCAGGCTTGGATCTCACCAGCGTGGAGTGGCGCCTGCAGCATAAGGGCAGTGGCCAGCTGGTATACAGCTGGACCCCGGAGCAGGGGCAGGCCAAGAGGGAGGGCGCTACCCTGGAGCCTGAGCAGCAACTCATGGCTGGGGACGCCTCCCTCACCCTACCCAGCCTCACTCTGCAGGACGAGGGGGCCTACATTTGCCAGATCACCACCACTCTGTACCGAGCTCAACAAATCATCCAGCTCCACGTCCAAG ctTCCCCCAAAGTACGACTAAGCTTGGCAAACGAGGCTCTGCCACCCACCCTCACCTGCACCGCTGCTGGCTATTACCCTCTGGATGTGACTGTGGCATGGACCCGAGAGGAGCCGGGGGGAACCCCGGTCCCAGTCTCTGGTGCCTCCTTCTCCAGCCTCCGACAAAGCGCAGCGGGCACCTACACCATCTCCTCCTCCCTGATAGCAGAACCTGGCTCTGCAGGCGCCACCTACACCTGCCAGGTCACCCACATCTCTCTGGAAGAGCCCCTTGAGGCCAGCACCTGGGTTGCCCCACCAG AGCGGAGGATGGCCTTTGGAATCCTTGTGGCCAGCAGCCTCTTCCTTCTTGCACTGTTGTTCTTGGGGCTTCAGAGACGGCAAG CACCTAGAAGAGTCTGGCTGCTTGAGGTATGA
- the VAMP1 gene encoding vesicle-associated membrane protein 1 isoform X1, with amino-acid sequence MSAPAQPPTEGAEETAPGGGPPGPPPNVTSNRRLQQTQAQVEEVVDIMRVNVDKVLKRDEILSELDDRADALQVGASQFESSAAKLKRKYWWKNCKMMIMLGAICAIVVVVIVSELLRQHSH; translated from the exons AT GTCTGCTCCGGCTCAGCCACCCACCGAGGGGGCAGAGGAGACTGCCCCAGGTGGGGGTCCCCCTGGCCCTCCTCCTAATGTGACCAGTAACAGACGACTACAGCAAACCCAGGCACAAGTGGAAGAG GTGGTAGACATCATGCGTGTGAATGTGGACAAAGTCCTGAAGAGGGACGAGATACTGTCAGAGCTGGATGACCGAGCTGATGCCTTGCAGGTGGGAGCGTCGCAATTTGAGAGCAGCGCTGCCAAGCTAAAGAGGAAGTATTGGTGGAAAAACTGCAAG ATGATGATCATGCTGGGAGCTATCTGTGCCATCGTCGTGGTAGTTATTGTAA GTGAGCTGCTGCgacagcatagccactga